A region of Deinococcus rubellus DNA encodes the following proteins:
- a CDS encoding ABC transporter substrate-binding protein: MSRFLSAALTLSLLAAPATQTAAAQNAAGQSLKTVHIGLGYIPNVQFTPFYVANRLGYFKAEGLNVEYQHGNVSDLMPLLLQGKLDFVVGDPEDAVFTRVAGQPVKYIMALYQKVPVTVFSLASKNIRNAADLKGKTIGIPGPFGQTYFALGALLDSAGLKESDVKLASIGFTQLEAVRGGRVDAAVGYVNNEVVNLKAAGVPINTLDVTAAYPMVGVGLMTTEKNLSGDLAKKVVRASQRAMRLTINDPARAFKIGLNDFKSGGGSLAVLQASVPLMQSALTRVNGLGYSDPAAWSKAVAYLQKQGKVPASAKASDFYSNAAVSKTLK; the protein is encoded by the coding sequence ATGTCAAGGTTCCTGTCTGCCGCCCTCACACTCAGCTTGCTGGCCGCCCCGGCGACACAGACTGCCGCCGCGCAAAACGCCGCCGGGCAGTCTCTGAAAACCGTCCACATCGGTCTGGGCTACATCCCCAATGTGCAGTTCACGCCGTTTTACGTCGCCAACCGGCTGGGCTATTTCAAGGCCGAGGGGCTGAATGTCGAGTACCAGCACGGCAACGTGTCCGATCTGATGCCGCTGCTGCTCCAGGGCAAGCTCGACTTCGTGGTGGGCGACCCGGAAGACGCCGTCTTCACGCGCGTGGCGGGCCAGCCGGTCAAGTACATCATGGCCCTCTACCAGAAAGTGCCGGTGACGGTCTTCAGCCTGGCGTCCAAGAATATTCGCAACGCCGCCGACCTGAAGGGCAAGACCATCGGCATTCCCGGTCCCTTCGGTCAGACCTATTTTGCGCTGGGGGCGCTGCTCGACTCGGCGGGCCTCAAAGAAAGCGACGTGAAACTCGCCTCCATCGGCTTTACCCAGCTCGAAGCGGTGCGCGGCGGGCGGGTGGACGCGGCAGTGGGCTATGTCAACAACGAGGTGGTGAACCTCAAGGCGGCGGGCGTGCCGATCAACACCCTCGACGTGACGGCGGCCTACCCGATGGTGGGCGTGGGCCTGATGACCACCGAGAAGAACCTGAGCGGCGATCTGGCCAAGAAAGTGGTGCGGGCCTCGCAGCGGGCCATGCGCCTGACCATCAACGATCCGGCCCGCGCCTTCAAGATCGGGCTGAATGATTTCAAGAGTGGCGGCGGCAGCCTGGCGGTGCTCCAGGCGAGCGTGCCGCTGATGCAGAGCGCCCTGACCCGAGTGAACGGCCTGGGCTACAGCGACCCCGCCGCCTGGAGCAAGGCGGTGGCCTACCTGCAAAAGCAGGGCAAGGTGCCCGCCAGCGCCAAAGCCAGCGACTTTTACAGCAACGCGGCGGTGAGCAAGACCTTGAAGTGA
- a CDS encoding RIO1 family regulatory kinase/ATPase domain-containing protein: protein MKDQTPDRQYGEDADQGLKISRKRRKPQGKRKLATLSVGTDTKDPVLTQLEELGLIGDVLAEIKSGKEATVYLAEGDPDLGVPGLIALKIYRDVAARSFKNTGEYGTGLARSSDAVAKAIAKRGSKGAAALQDLWVASEYLVLWQLWQAGLNVPEPLVGPDPFDYVQTSPAVLMRFVGDEDAPAPRLSDIRLTPEDARIAWQQALEGMARLLKLGLVHGDYSTYNLLWWEGSVMMIDFPQVSDQTNPNFQSLLKRDAGSLALSFKRLGIREDAESTLREVQRLARILEDKPRLTLP, encoded by the coding sequence TTGAAGGACCAGACGCCAGACCGCCAGTACGGCGAGGACGCCGATCAGGGCCTGAAGATCAGCCGCAAGCGCCGCAAACCCCAGGGCAAGCGCAAACTGGCGACCCTGAGCGTGGGCACCGACACTAAAGACCCGGTGCTGACGCAGCTCGAAGAGCTGGGCCTGATCGGTGACGTGCTGGCCGAGATCAAGAGCGGCAAGGAAGCCACCGTCTACCTTGCCGAAGGCGACCCCGATCTGGGCGTGCCAGGGTTGATCGCCCTCAAGATCTACCGCGACGTGGCGGCCCGCAGCTTCAAGAACACCGGCGAGTACGGCACCGGGCTGGCCCGCAGCAGCGACGCCGTGGCCAAGGCGATTGCCAAGCGCGGCTCGAAGGGCGCGGCGGCACTGCAAGATCTGTGGGTCGCCAGCGAGTACCTGGTGCTGTGGCAGCTCTGGCAGGCCGGGCTGAATGTGCCCGAGCCGCTGGTCGGCCCCGATCCGTTCGATTATGTCCAGACCAGTCCCGCCGTGCTGATGCGTTTTGTGGGCGATGAGGACGCGCCCGCGCCGAGGCTGAGTGACATTCGCCTGACGCCGGAAGACGCCAGGATCGCCTGGCAGCAGGCCCTGGAAGGCATGGCGCGGCTCCTCAAACTGGGCCTGGTTCACGGCGACTACAGCACCTACAACCTCCTGTGGTGGGAGGGGAGCGTGATGATGATTGATTTTCCGCAGGTCAGTGACCAGACCAATCCCAATTTCCAGTCGCTGCTCAAGCGCGACGCGGGCAGCTTGGCGCTGAGCTTCAAGCGCCTGGGCATCCGCGAGGACGCCGAGAGCACCCTGCGTGAGGTGCAGCGCCTGGCCCGGATTCTGGAAGACAAACCCCGCCTGACCTTGCCGTAA
- a CDS encoding MFS transporter, which translates to MRLLPSLTDLPRNARNSIRMEPLWGIFGVVVLYYAPLYMSGVGLSSTQIGLLGSFTLACSFGFQLLAAPITNRLGRRRTTLIWDLISWSLPMIVWAFAHSFAAFALAAFLSASGRIVAVSWSLLLIEDVEERQQARVFGIINLINAFAGLLTPLIGLVIASRGVVATLRVYYLLGAVGMTVMFVWRNALTQETQRGEAAMQEHRDLNPWQSLARTPQLVRTLGRRPGLKGVVAFYVLTVFAEQMNLFQILFFSGALGFGARAVSLVPVATAVTTILMYSLVLRRLSAVSAERTLVFTRVLGLLGAVALLLIPVGNLGALLLVVSLLAGATFLTQTYRDAVLFSHLPQQGTADLYSAVQTLTLLVSVPAAGLAGAIFSAQPRTLFVVIAGLNVALLLLALNLHWSRRTRVEVPLP; encoded by the coding sequence TTGAGACTGCTGCCCTCGCTCACCGACCTGCCACGCAACGCCCGCAATTCCATCCGGATGGAGCCGTTGTGGGGGATATTCGGCGTGGTCGTGCTGTATTACGCGCCGCTGTACATGAGCGGCGTGGGCCTGAGCAGCACCCAGATCGGGCTGCTGGGGTCGTTCACGCTGGCCTGCTCGTTCGGCTTTCAGCTGCTGGCCGCGCCGATCACCAACCGGCTGGGCCGCCGCCGCACCACCCTGATCTGGGACCTGATCTCGTGGAGCCTGCCGATGATCGTCTGGGCTTTTGCCCACAGCTTCGCGGCCTTCGCGCTGGCCGCCTTCCTGAGCGCCAGCGGGCGGATTGTGGCGGTGTCGTGGAGTCTGCTGCTGATCGAAGATGTCGAGGAGCGCCAGCAGGCCAGGGTGTTCGGGATCATCAACCTGATCAACGCCTTCGCCGGGCTGCTGACGCCGCTGATCGGCCTGGTGATCGCCAGCCGGGGGGTGGTGGCGACCTTGCGGGTCTATTACCTGCTGGGCGCAGTCGGCATGACGGTGATGTTCGTGTGGCGCAACGCCCTGACCCAGGAAACCCAGCGCGGCGAGGCGGCCATGCAGGAGCACCGGGACCTCAATCCCTGGCAGAGCCTGGCCCGCACCCCGCAACTGGTGCGGACCCTGGGGCGCAGACCGGGGCTGAAGGGCGTGGTGGCCTTTTACGTGCTGACGGTGTTCGCCGAGCAGATGAATCTCTTTCAGATTCTGTTTTTCAGCGGTGCGTTGGGCTTCGGGGCGCGGGCGGTGTCGCTGGTGCCGGTGGCAACGGCGGTCACGACCATTCTGATGTACAGCCTGGTGCTGCGGCGGCTGTCTGCGGTGAGTGCCGAGCGGACGCTGGTGTTCACGCGGGTGCTGGGCCTACTCGGCGCAGTGGCCTTGCTGCTGATTCCAGTTGGAAACCTGGGCGCGCTGCTGCTGGTGGTCAGCCTGCTGGCCGGGGCCACCTTCCTCACCCAGACCTACCGGGACGCGGTGCTGTTCAGTCACCTGCCCCAGCAGGGCACGGCGGACCTCTACTCGGCGGTGCAGACCCTGACGCTGCTGGTGTCGGTCCCGGCGGCGGGGCTGGCCGGAGCCATCTTCAGCGCCCAACCGCGCACCCTCTTTGTGGTGATTGCCGGGCTGAATGTGGCCCTGCTGCTGCTGGCCCTGAACCTGCACTGGTCGAGGCGCACCCGAGTGGAGGTGCCGCTGCCGTGA
- a CDS encoding glycoside hydrolase family 5 protein, translating into MTYYGFNFQWMYHWEEGTHPKEPNGQALDFMARYGFNFVRIPTNYQFWTKDFDYQNPDEAVFEYLDRYLAACQSRGIHLSLNLHRAPGYCINGQELERDNLWTDAVAQDGFVFLWETFARRYKGVSADDLSFDLVNEPPDIGTRGLTRDIHAALITRTVEAIRAVDPTRPVVIDGLGGGNIAMPELAHLGVTQSGRAYQPYAVSHWGAPWWNGWNTPGAAPEYPGTVYEGRVWNRAALHDFYQPWREVQAAGAPVHIGEFGCYVYTPQHVALRWFKDLFSLFKEYGWGYALWEFEGVFGIVNHGRPGVVYEEIGGYQVDRALLDLMLASRAGE; encoded by the coding sequence ATGACCTATTACGGCTTCAATTTTCAGTGGATGTATCACTGGGAAGAGGGAACACACCCCAAAGAACCCAACGGGCAGGCGCTGGATTTCATGGCCCGATACGGCTTCAATTTCGTGCGGATTCCCACCAATTACCAGTTCTGGACGAAGGATTTCGATTACCAAAACCCCGACGAAGCGGTCTTCGAATACCTGGACCGTTACCTCGCGGCCTGCCAGTCGCGCGGCATTCACCTCAGTCTCAACCTGCACCGCGCCCCCGGCTACTGCATCAACGGGCAGGAACTGGAGCGCGACAATTTATGGACCGACGCTGTGGCGCAGGACGGCTTTGTCTTTTTGTGGGAAACGTTTGCCCGGCGCTACAAAGGCGTCAGCGCCGATGATCTCAGCTTCGATCTGGTCAACGAGCCGCCCGACATCGGCACGCGGGGCCTGACGAGGGACATTCACGCCGCGCTGATTACCCGGACGGTGGAGGCGATTCGCGCTGTTGACCCCACCCGCCCCGTCGTCATCGACGGCCTCGGCGGCGGCAACATCGCCATGCCGGAGCTGGCGCATCTGGGCGTGACGCAAAGCGGGCGGGCCTACCAGCCTTACGCGGTCAGCCACTGGGGCGCGCCCTGGTGGAACGGCTGGAACACGCCGGGCGCGGCCCCCGAATACCCCGGCACCGTCTACGAGGGGCGGGTCTGGAACCGGGCAGCGTTGCACGACTTCTACCAGCCCTGGCGCGAGGTGCAGGCGGCGGGCGCACCCGTGCATATCGGGGAGTTCGGCTGCTACGTCTACACGCCTCAACATGTGGCCCTGCGGTGGTTCAAGGACCTGTTCAGCCTCTTCAAGGAGTACGGCTGGGGCTACGCGCTGTGGGAATTCGAGGGCGTCTTCGGCATCGTCAATCACGGGCGGCCCGGCGTGGTGTACGAGGAGATTGGCGGCTATCAGGTGGACCGGGCGCTGCTGGACCTGATGCTGGCAAGCCGCGCCGGGGAGTAG
- a CDS encoding glycoside hydrolase family 43 protein, with amino-acid sequence MNLPANPIVPGFYADPEARFYEGKYWIYATRSATDYTQQLNIDAFSSADLVHWDKHEGVIQMADFPWIWRAVWAPTIIEKGGRYFLVFASNDILNDEQVGGLEIAVSDSPAGPFRGLLGQPMIDRFIGGAQPIDAHLFKDDDGTVYLYYGGWKHCNVAVMNDEMTGIVPGSLRGVTPHGYCEAPCMIKKDGQYFLMWSQGDWVDGTYSVAYGVSGSPYGPFEARGVVLKSQPPVAEGPGHHGYLHLPEMDEWLIVYHRRVIGNTDPGARVLCIDKLEFGQGTIKPVVMT; translated from the coding sequence TTGAACCTCCCTGCCAATCCCATCGTTCCCGGCTTCTACGCCGATCCCGAGGCCCGTTTCTACGAGGGCAAATACTGGATCTACGCCACCCGTTCGGCCACCGACTACACCCAGCAGCTCAACATCGACGCCTTCAGCTCTGCCGACCTGGTTCACTGGGACAAGCACGAGGGCGTCATCCAGATGGCCGACTTTCCCTGGATCTGGCGGGCAGTCTGGGCACCGACCATCATTGAAAAAGGCGGGCGCTACTTTCTGGTGTTCGCCAGTAACGACATCCTGAACGACGAGCAGGTCGGTGGGCTGGAAATCGCCGTCTCGGACTCGCCTGCCGGGCCGTTTCGCGGCCTCCTGGGCCAACCGATGATCGACCGTTTCATCGGCGGAGCGCAACCGATAGATGCCCATCTCTTCAAAGACGACGACGGCACGGTGTATCTGTATTACGGTGGCTGGAAGCACTGCAATGTTGCGGTGATGAACGATGAGATGACCGGGATCGTGCCCGGCAGTCTGCGTGGTGTCACGCCGCACGGCTACTGTGAAGCGCCCTGCATGATCAAAAAAGACGGCCAGTATTTCCTGATGTGGTCACAGGGCGACTGGGTGGACGGCACCTACAGCGTGGCCTACGGCGTGAGTGGCAGCCCTTACGGCCCATTCGAGGCACGCGGCGTTGTGCTGAAAAGCCAGCCTCCAGTTGCGGAAGGCCCCGGCCACCACGGCTACCTTCACCTACCGGAGATGGACGAATGGCTGATCGTCTACCACCGCCGCGTCATCGGTAACACCGATCCGGGGGCGCGGGTGCTGTGCATCGACAAACTTGAATTTGGGCAGGGCACCATCAAACCTGTCGTGATGACCTGA
- a CDS encoding glycoside hydrolase family 38 N-terminal domain-containing protein, with protein sequence MPELDTIYLVHHSHTDVGFTADQPILWELQARFIDDALNTIERMQDGPAETHFRWTCETTAPVLKWLETASKRDIERFVAADRSGHLEVAAMFANVTPLYDRAQYAESLRAVARLRDMGLDIRHAMQCDVNGQNWPLADVLLDAGIEGFSMAINTHFGGAPPRPGVFRWQAPSGRILPAFNGWAYPRAREFGIGEADDTAFAAWVPRLQAQLERVKYPLPFVMIQGDHLYGDNASVYPAYATFARQWNASGRGPKIVMATPRMFWAAVRKHADQLEVWRGDWTDYWNFGCISTARETAIDRASRVRLTDADAIYAALQGLPTAPQPGLRTQWAEHSFRLYRDEAWRNLNLWGEHTWGADSAVGTPGTDDSLAQKNHKLNLAYTARSLSLLLGRDALADFTQYVAHGPDHGADELLVFNPLPWPRTVSGQVPANTLTPRGDPTDTTASRHFQGHYTPPTSIWTGRNAVHHGGNLGWVLPPTEVPAFGYITVPKTSVLNVNTAAASQEAEVETERYRLRFDTERGGVTSLYDKQLGCEWVDADAGYPLNGFVHEEVADRTHNWPRNLLNKMDWTPIAEDVSGWQSGWKANRTAPTRVTSHLVYRTLLGVAVEQLLEHPQVGQLAQRVFLPMHADWIECEAEWEMNQDSHPQATYLLFPFSLSGADIRLNIAGQPIVPGRDQLPGVCRDYFTVQGWADFNNGECGVTIALPENPMVQLGDFHFGQAQSEFVLERPMFLGWITNNYWETNFQPVQPGLVTARYRIQPYAGPFDEARAHRFGLDTEHAAPLTQHFGEPGVTPPHLPVSGTLLRLPDVPVLTMQLKSGVGGVLLSLLNASDEGQTVHVGSALLKIGRAWRCDLFGSKEEELPMSDGAVALKLSPRRAVTLHLELALSIQENRS encoded by the coding sequence ATGCCTGAGCTGGACACCATTTATCTCGTCCATCACAGCCACACCGACGTGGGCTTCACCGCCGATCAGCCGATCCTCTGGGAATTGCAGGCCCGCTTCATCGACGACGCCCTGAACACCATCGAGCGGATGCAGGACGGCCCTGCTGAAACCCATTTCCGCTGGACGTGTGAAACCACCGCCCCCGTCCTGAAGTGGCTGGAAACGGCCTCCAAGCGGGACATTGAACGCTTCGTCGCCGCCGATAGAAGCGGCCATCTGGAAGTCGCGGCGATGTTCGCCAACGTGACACCGCTCTATGACCGCGCCCAGTACGCCGAGTCGCTGCGGGCGGTGGCGCGGCTGCGCGACATGGGGCTGGACATCCGCCACGCCATGCAGTGCGACGTGAACGGGCAGAACTGGCCGCTGGCCGACGTGCTGCTGGACGCCGGAATCGAGGGCTTCTCGATGGCGATCAACACCCACTTCGGCGGAGCGCCGCCCCGCCCGGGCGTCTTCCGGTGGCAGGCTCCCAGCGGGCGCATCCTGCCCGCCTTCAACGGCTGGGCCTATCCCCGCGCCCGCGAATTCGGTATCGGCGAGGCGGACGATACGGCGTTTGCGGCCTGGGTTCCGCGCCTTCAGGCCCAGCTTGAGCGCGTCAAGTACCCGCTGCCTTTCGTGATGATTCAGGGCGATCACCTCTACGGCGACAACGCCAGCGTCTACCCAGCGTATGCGACGTTTGCCCGCCAGTGGAACGCCTCTGGGCGCGGGCCGAAAATCGTGATGGCGACGCCGAGGATGTTCTGGGCGGCGGTCAGGAAACATGCCGACCAACTTGAGGTCTGGCGCGGCGACTGGACCGACTACTGGAACTTTGGCTGCATCAGCACCGCCCGCGAGACGGCAATAGACCGGGCCAGCCGGGTGCGCCTGACCGATGCTGATGCCATCTACGCTGCCTTGCAGGGCCTTCCCACAGCGCCTCAGCCTGGACTGCGAACGCAATGGGCCGAGCATTCTTTCCGTCTCTACCGCGACGAGGCGTGGCGCAACCTGAACCTGTGGGGCGAGCACACCTGGGGGGCCGATAGCGCGGTGGGCACACCGGGCACCGACGATTCGCTGGCCCAGAAAAACCACAAGCTGAACCTCGCCTACACCGCCCGCAGCCTGAGTCTGCTGCTGGGGCGTGATGCGCTGGCCGATTTCACGCAGTATGTGGCGCACGGCCCAGATCATGGCGCAGATGAGTTGCTGGTCTTCAACCCGCTGCCCTGGCCGCGCACCGTCAGCGGACAGGTTCCGGCCAACACCCTGACCCCGCGTGGCGACCCCACCGACACCACTGCCAGCCGACATTTTCAGGGTCACTACACGCCGCCCACGTCCATCTGGACGGGGCGCAACGCGGTGCATCACGGCGGCAATCTGGGCTGGGTGCTGCCGCCTACCGAGGTTCCCGCCTTCGGCTACATAACCGTTCCCAAGACAAGCGTGCTGAATGTGAACACAGCGGCGGCCAGCCAGGAAGCGGAGGTGGAGACGGAGCGCTACCGCCTCAGATTTGATACCGAGCGCGGCGGCGTGACTTCCCTCTACGACAAACAACTCGGGTGTGAGTGGGTGGACGCTGACGCCGGATACCCGCTGAACGGTTTCGTCCATGAGGAGGTGGCCGACCGCACCCACAACTGGCCGCGTAATCTGCTCAATAAGATGGACTGGACGCCCATTGCCGAGGACGTGAGCGGCTGGCAGTCCGGCTGGAAGGCTAATCGGACTGCGCCGACCCGCGTCACCTCTCACCTGGTCTACCGCACACTGCTGGGCGTGGCCGTGGAGCAACTGCTGGAGCATCCCCAAGTGGGCCAGCTCGCCCAGCGCGTCTTTCTGCCCATGCACGCCGACTGGATCGAGTGCGAGGCCGAGTGGGAGATGAATCAGGATTCGCATCCGCAGGCCACCTATCTGTTGTTTCCCTTCAGCCTGTCCGGCGCAGACATTCGGCTGAATATTGCCGGGCAGCCTATCGTGCCGGGGCGGGACCAGTTGCCCGGCGTCTGCCGCGACTATTTCACGGTGCAGGGCTGGGCCGATTTCAACAACGGCGAATGCGGCGTGACCATCGCCCTGCCGGAAAACCCGATGGTGCAGCTCGGTGATTTCCATTTCGGACAAGCGCAATCAGAATTTGTGCTGGAGCGGCCCATGTTTCTCGGCTGGATCACCAACAATTACTGGGAAACCAATTTCCAGCCGGTGCAGCCGGGGCTGGTCACGGCCCGGTACCGCATTCAGCCCTATGCTGGGCCGTTCGACGAGGCCCGTGCCCACCGCTTTGGCCTCGACACCGAACATGCCGCGCCGCTGACCCAGCATTTCGGGGAGCCGGGCGTGACGCCGCCCCACCTGCCCGTGAGCGGAACGCTGCTGCGCCTTCCGGACGTGCCAGTGCTGACCATGCAGCTCAAGTCTGGAGTAGGCGGCGTGCTGCTCTCACTGCTGAATGCCAGCGACGAGGGACAGACCGTGCATGTCGGTTCGGCGTTGTTGAAGATTGGGCGGGCGTGGCGTTGCGATCTGTTTGGCAGTAAAGAGGAAGAACTGCCCATGTCAGATGGAGCTGTTGCGCTGAAACTCTCGCCCCGCCGCGCCGTCACTCTGCACCTCGAACTCGCCCTTTCAATCCAGGAGAACCGATCTTGA
- a CDS encoding glycoside hydrolase family 28 protein: MSTHDVLTYGAVGDGQINDAAAIQTAIDACHAAGGGTVLLPSGHTYLSGSLQLRGQTEFRVERGATLLASPNYADYRPEHFSDVISGSLIDTDSELSRRAWLTAFEAHDLSITGGGVIDGHGRAFVQADLGGIYEMRGPEGEEQYQARPYTLNLIGCQRLDVGGLTLRDGAYWTLRLTGCQDVTITNLRLHNDLKLPNNDGIDLDRCQRVRISDCDITAGDDAICLKTCRSTAAYGNCEDIVVTNCTLQSVSSAFKIGSECWSPVRNIIFSNSVIRDSHRGLSVQCVDPGGVENLLFSNITIETRMYDERWWGRGEPIYVDGTARDRAVGVGQIRHLHFRDILARGENGVILHAEDVGDVQDVVLDNVRVEVDTWKGEHPIGQQDFRPPHSLVDAPTHGVTVNGASEVTLRHVQVKWGPHAHAAFGQALFTQRAAGLTLDDFTGENAHA; encoded by the coding sequence ATGTCCACCCACGATGTTTTAACCTACGGCGCAGTCGGCGACGGTCAGATCAACGACGCCGCTGCCATTCAAACCGCGATTGACGCCTGTCATGCGGCGGGCGGCGGCACGGTGCTGCTCCCCTCCGGCCATACTTACCTCAGCGGCTCGCTGCAACTGCGCGGCCAGACCGAATTCCGGGTGGAGCGCGGCGCGACGCTGCTCGCCAGCCCCAACTACGCCGATTACCGGCCCGAACATTTCAGTGACGTGATCAGCGGCAGCCTGATCGACACCGATTCCGAACTGTCGCGCCGCGCCTGGCTGACGGCCTTCGAAGCCCATGACCTGAGCATCACGGGCGGCGGCGTCATCGACGGCCACGGACGCGCCTTCGTCCAGGCCGATCTGGGCGGCATCTACGAGATGCGAGGCCCAGAAGGGGAGGAGCAGTATCAGGCGCGGCCCTACACCCTGAACCTGATCGGCTGCCAGCGGCTGGACGTGGGCGGCCTGACCCTGCGTGACGGGGCCTACTGGACGCTGCGCCTGACGGGGTGCCAGGACGTGACCATCACCAATCTGCGGCTGCACAACGACCTCAAGCTGCCCAACAACGACGGCATCGATCTGGACCGCTGCCAACGGGTCCGCATCAGCGACTGCGACATTACGGCGGGTGACGACGCCATCTGCCTCAAGACCTGCCGCAGCACCGCCGCCTACGGAAATTGCGAGGACATCGTGGTCACCAACTGCACCCTGCAAAGCGTCAGCAGCGCCTTCAAGATCGGCAGCGAGTGTTGGAGTCCAGTTCGTAATATCATTTTCAGTAACAGCGTGATCCGCGATTCGCACCGGGGGCTGAGCGTGCAGTGCGTTGATCCGGGCGGCGTCGAGAACCTCTTGTTCTCCAACATCACCATCGAGACGCGGATGTACGACGAGCGCTGGTGGGGGCGCGGCGAGCCGATCTACGTGGACGGCACGGCGCGGGACCGGGCGGTAGGTGTGGGCCAGATTCGCCACCTGCACTTCCGGGACATTCTGGCGCGCGGCGAGAACGGCGTCATTCTTCACGCTGAGGACGTGGGCGACGTGCAGGACGTGGTGCTGGACAACGTGCGGGTGGAGGTGGATACCTGGAAAGGTGAGCATCCCATCGGCCAGCAGGATTTCCGGCCTCCCCACAGTCTGGTGGACGCGCCCACCCACGGCGTCACGGTGAACGGGGCTTCGGAGGTGACACTGCGGCACGTTCAGGTGAAGTGGGGGCCGCACGCTCACGCGGCGTTCGGGCAGGCCCTGTTCACGCAGCGGGCCGCTGGGCTGACCCTCGACGATTTCACTGGAGAGAACGCCCATGCCTGA